In Drosophila santomea strain STO CAGO 1482 chromosome 3L, Prin_Dsan_1.1, whole genome shotgun sequence, a single window of DNA contains:
- the LOC120447455 gene encoding ensconsin isoform X8, translated as MASLGGQHGNISTNPEVENTAKRPESREGSAERKDREEKLKYARDRQNEERHRKIEELRAQAEAAQRYREQKEEERRRRIEEIRTRDTEKRHQVEERKKAIFEAEKERREYILKKNQERESRIEYRKRDKNSNGFAFGSSTPRLLDVPADYGLVSPSTFWGQRRSTSISNVAGASLTRRSSERELADSGAKKRASSSTDRQDEDSVDSSPMVFRSVYRRKTDLMPTIPSPRDGHYGSRGSLSSTPARTPGRAYSMNRLDQLAQPIRRNGEHMRAILERERRERELEMLDETASLGGGGGRRGAGSSARARRAGSAGSGSSSAAGIMSRSMTHLAGGGGQRERGKYSLGGGISTSFRPLASGAGGQRDSTSSRSGNATPGGHFNSSRPGSAMSTSTNMSTSGMVPRRPATAPRKPRPASIAGTGMSLEEINKLKRDQKPPVKTTAASPSAQTTPKRTANLMSTSLIVTSSSSRLSSAEKKTPSKREPPVPKAASASKALPSRTASSERISRLTKEPKTKDTSAMTRSMIVTSSSTSTITKAAPAPAAPASAPVPEQNGVAKEVEKTPADEPVPEAEVPTEAPVAVPSVSKAEKEALNTEKTEEVARQEEEQTLVEESVPEALVTSVNVEEKSDEGTEKEVPKPQEQAVPKKPSRSKENSEVRELTPPEGADLMTASMMAKKITTEEEAKAALAERRRLAREEAERQAELERQRLEAERLAEIKAQEEEAERQRLFEEESTRLAEEQRRGEEERLRKAIEEAQQREEEEKRRREDEEKQRVEREEAEKKAKEEAEKQRVEVAERLKREEKEREERRKRVEAIMLRTRKGGAATTPSKDANDKAAPAAPAPENNSSSNSSVTGSSNNSAEGSPSTADSTPAPTASETVQEPPNSQAMYEQSVLDKENSLINSFSTMIIDENAKNLQQVSNGKLLVDFEGTNAVPAVANGNGHIENVNNKNDINLLQDVVAPVATQLIDLSIESQDLHLNNNNSLLTSTAATTTLVTADSHENKDISLL; from the exons ATGGCGAGTCTTGGGGGCCAACACGGAAATATTTCGACTAATCCAGAAG TGGAAAACACAGCCAAGCGACCGGAAAGTCGCGAGGGCAGCGCCGAGCGAAAAG ACCGTGAGGAGAAACTAAAATATGCCCGCGATCGCCAAAATGAGGAGCGCCACCGGAAGATCGAGGAGCTGCGCGCCCAGGCGGAGGCCGCCCAGCGGTACCGTGAACAAAAAGAGGAGGAGCGCCGTCGACGCATCGAGGAGATACGTACCCGGGACACAGAGAAGCGCCACCAGGTGGAGGAGCGCAAGAAGGCCATCTTTGAGGCCGAGAAGGAGCGTCGCGAGTACATCCTCAAAAAGAATCAG GAACGCGAATCCCGGATAGAATACAGAAAGCGGGACAAAAACTCCAACGGCTTCGCTTTCGGCTCCTCGACTCCCCGCCTGCTGGATGTGCCCGCGGATTATGGTCTGGTATCGCCCAGTACCTTTTGGGGTCAGCGGAG GTCCACATCTATATCGAACGTAGCGGGCGCCTCGCTCACACGTCGAAGTTCAGAGCGTGAACTTGCCGACAGTGGTGCTAAGAAGCGTGCCTCCTCATCGACGGACCGACAAGATG AAGATAGCGTTGACTCATCACCCATGGTGTTCCGAAGCGTTTACCGCAGGAAAACGGACCTCATGCCGACAATACCCAGCCCCCGAGACGGGCATTATGGTTCGCGAGGCTCCCTGAGCTCCACGCCGGCCAGAACCCCAG GACGGGCCTACTCGATGAACCGCTTGGACCAGCTGGCGCAGCCGATACGCCGGAATGGGGAGCACATGCGGGCGATTCTGGAACGGGAGCGCCGCGAGCGGGAGCTGGAGATGCTGGACGAGACCGCCTCGCTGGGCGGAGGAGGGGGGCGACGCGGTGCGGGGTCCAGCGCCCGTGCACGGCGTGCGGGTAGCGCCGGAAGCGGCAGCTCCAGTGCCGCCGGCATAATGTCCCGCAGCATGACACACCTGGCCGGAGGAGGTGGGCAACGGGAACGCGGAAAGTACTCGCTGGGAGGCGGCATATCGACCAGCTTCCGGCCGCTGGCCAGCGGAGCCGGAGGGCAGCGGGACTCCACCA GCTCGCGATCGGGAAATGCCACGCCCGGCGGACACTTCAATAGCTCAAGGCCCGGCAGCGCCATGTCCACATCGACAAACATGTCCACATCCGGGATGGTGCCCAGGCGACCTGCAACAGCACCCCGGAAACCGAGGCCCGCCAGTATCGCCGGAACGGGCATGTCCCTCGAGG AGATTAACAAACTCAAGAGGGATCAAAAGCCGCCCGTGAAGACGACAGCCGCCTCGCCATCCGCACAAACGACACCCAAACGAACTGCAAACCTGATGTCCACCTCCCTGATCGTGACCTCCAGCTCATCGCGGCTGAGCAGCGCCGAGAAGAAGACGCCATCGAAGCGG GAACCCCCGGTACCCAAGGCAGCATCAGCTTCAAAGGCTCTGCCAAGCCGCACGGCCAGTTCCGAGCGCATCAGTAGGCTTACCAAGGAACCGAAAACCAAGGATACCTCTGCAATGACTAGGTCAATGATTGTCACCAGCAGCAGTACCTCCACCATCACAAAAGCGGCTCCTGCCCCGGCTGCACCCGCTTCCGCTCCCGTTCCCGAGCAGAATGGTGTGGCCAAGGAGGTTGAGAAGACTCCGGCAGATGAGCCAGTTCCTGAGGCGGAAGTTCCTACCGAGGCTCCTGTTGCTGTTCCATCAGTGAGCAAGGCTGAGAAGGAAGCATTGAACACGGAGAAAACGGAGGAAGTGGCGCGtcaggaggaggagcaaaCGTTAGTGGAGGAATCTGTCCCTGAGGCTTTGGTTACCTCAGTTAATGTAGAAGAAAAATCTGATGAGGGCACTGAGAAGGAGGTGCCTAAGCCGCAGGAGCAGGCTGTGCCCAAGAAACCGTCGCGCAGCAAGGAGAACTCCGAGGTGCGGGAACTGACCCCACCAGAGGGTGCTGATCTAATGACTGCTTCGATGATGGCCAAGAAGATCACGACCGAGGAGGAGGCCAAGGCCGCTTTGGCCGAGAGACGACGCCTGGCCCGCGAGGAGGCCGAACGACAGGCGGAATTAGAGCGCCAACGACTGGAGGCTGAACGCCTCGCAGAGATCAAAGCCCAAGAGGAGGAGGCGGAACGCCAACGCCTGTTTGAGGAGGAGTCCACTCGCCTGGCCGAGGAACAGCGTCGCGGGGAGGAGGAGCGCCTGCGCAAGGCCATCGAG GAAGCCCAACAGCGTGAGGAAGAGGAGAAACGACGGCGCGAGGATGAGGAGAAACAGCGCGTGGAGCGAGAGGAGGCCGAGAAGAAGGCCAAGGAGGAGGCAGAGAAGCAGCGCGTCGAGGTGGCCGAGCGCCTAAAGCGGGAGGAGAAGGAGCGCGAGGAACGCCGCAAGCGCGTGGAGGCCATCATGCTGCGTACCCGCAAGGGAGGCGCTGCCACCACACCCTCGAAG GACGCTAACGACAAAGCAGCTCCTGCCGCACCGGCTCCAGAGAAtaatagcagcagcaacagtagcGTCACCgggagcagcaacaactcgGCTGAGGGCTCGCCCAGCACAGCGGATTCCACACCAGCGCCAACGGCATCGGAAACTGTCCAGGAGCCTCCGAACAGCCAGGCGATGTATGAGCAATCGGTGCTAGACAAGGAGAACTCGCTCATCAACAGCTTCTCCACAATGATCATCGATGAGAATGCCAAGAACCTGCAGCAGGTGAGCAACGGCAAGTTGCTGGTGGACTTCGAGGGCACCAACGCTGTGCCGGCGGTTGCCAATGGCAATGGACACATCGAGAATGTCAACAACAAGAA TGACATCAATCTGCTGCAGGACGTAGTCGCTCCGGTCGCCACCCAGCTGATAGACCTCAGCATCGAGTCACAAGATCTACACCtgaacaataacaacagcttGCTGACGAGCACAGCGGCAACCACCACGCTAGTCACTGCTGATAGTCACGAGAATAAAG ATATATCGCTGCTGTGA
- the LOC120447455 gene encoding ensconsin isoform X5 produces MASLGGQHGNISTNPEVENTAKRPESREGSAERKDREEKLKYARDRQNEERHRKIEELRAQAEAAQRYREQKEEERRRRIEEIRTRDTEKRHQVEERKKAIFEAEKERREYILKKNQERESRIEYRKRDKNSNGFAFGSSTPRLLDVPADYGLVSPSTFWGQRRSTSISNVAGASLTRRSSERELADSGAKKRASSSTDRQDDHRRKSSSMYEVFNWGYSNDEPPKRFSLSIAGSEINIDGPANPNPPPTSKQTANAHRPTNLTTTTATTSTTTAGHNNFNNHNSYRKEDSVDSSPMVFRSVYRRKTDLMPTIPSPRDGHYGSRGSLSSTPARTPGRAYSMNRLDQLAQPIRRNGEHMRAILERERRERELEMLDETASLGGGGGRRGAGSSARARRAGSAGSGSSSAAGIMSRSMTHLAGGGGQRERGKYSLGGGISTSFRPLASGAGGQRDSTSSRSGNATPGGHFNSSRPGSAMSTSTNMSTSGMVPRRPATAPRKPRPASIAGTGMSLEEINKLKRDQKPPVKTTAASPSAQTTPKRTANLMSTSLIVTSSSSRLSSAEKKTPSKREPPVPKAASASKALPSRTASSERISRLTKEPKTKDTSAMTRSMIVTSSSTSTITKAAPAPAAPASAPVPEQNGVAKEVEKTPADEPVPEAEVPTEAPVAVPSVSKAEKEALNTEKTEEVARQEEEQTLVEESVPEALVTSVNVEEKSDEGTEKEVPKPQEQAVPKKPSRSKENSEVRELTPPEGADLMTASMMAKKITTEEEAKAALAERRRLAREEAERQAELERQRLEAERLAEIKAQEEEAERQRLFEEESTRLAEEQRRGEEERLRKAIEEAQQREEEEKRRREDEEKQRVEREEAEKKAKEEAEKQRVEVAERLKREEKEREERRKRVEAIMLRTRKGGAATTPSKDANDKAAPAAPAPENNSSSNSSVTGSSNNSAEGSPSTADSTPAPTASETVQEPPNSQAMYEQSVLDKENSLINSFSTMIIDENAKNLQQVSNGKLLVDFEGTNAVPAVANGNGHIENVNNKNDINLLQDVVAPVATQLIDLSIESQDLHLNNNNSLLTSTAATTTLVTADSHENKDISLL; encoded by the exons ATGGCGAGTCTTGGGGGCCAACACGGAAATATTTCGACTAATCCAGAAG TGGAAAACACAGCCAAGCGACCGGAAAGTCGCGAGGGCAGCGCCGAGCGAAAAG ACCGTGAGGAGAAACTAAAATATGCCCGCGATCGCCAAAATGAGGAGCGCCACCGGAAGATCGAGGAGCTGCGCGCCCAGGCGGAGGCCGCCCAGCGGTACCGTGAACAAAAAGAGGAGGAGCGCCGTCGACGCATCGAGGAGATACGTACCCGGGACACAGAGAAGCGCCACCAGGTGGAGGAGCGCAAGAAGGCCATCTTTGAGGCCGAGAAGGAGCGTCGCGAGTACATCCTCAAAAAGAATCAG GAACGCGAATCCCGGATAGAATACAGAAAGCGGGACAAAAACTCCAACGGCTTCGCTTTCGGCTCCTCGACTCCCCGCCTGCTGGATGTGCCCGCGGATTATGGTCTGGTATCGCCCAGTACCTTTTGGGGTCAGCGGAG GTCCACATCTATATCGAACGTAGCGGGCGCCTCGCTCACACGTCGAAGTTCAGAGCGTGAACTTGCCGACAGTGGTGCTAAGAAGCGTGCCTCCTCATCGACGGACCGACAAGATG ATCACCGACGCAAGTCTTCCTCCATGTACGAGGTGTTCAATTGGGGCTATTCCAATGACGAGCCGCCCAAGCGATTCTCGCTCTCCATCGCCGGCAGCGAGATAAATATCGATGGGCCGGCCAATCCCAATCCGCCGCCCACTTCCAAACAAACAGCCAACGCGCACAGACCTACAAATCtcacaacaaccacagcaacaacaagcaccACAACTGCAGGCCACAACAACTTTAACAACCATAACTCGTATCGTAAGG AAGATAGCGTTGACTCATCACCCATGGTGTTCCGAAGCGTTTACCGCAGGAAAACGGACCTCATGCCGACAATACCCAGCCCCCGAGACGGGCATTATGGTTCGCGAGGCTCCCTGAGCTCCACGCCGGCCAGAACCCCAG GACGGGCCTACTCGATGAACCGCTTGGACCAGCTGGCGCAGCCGATACGCCGGAATGGGGAGCACATGCGGGCGATTCTGGAACGGGAGCGCCGCGAGCGGGAGCTGGAGATGCTGGACGAGACCGCCTCGCTGGGCGGAGGAGGGGGGCGACGCGGTGCGGGGTCCAGCGCCCGTGCACGGCGTGCGGGTAGCGCCGGAAGCGGCAGCTCCAGTGCCGCCGGCATAATGTCCCGCAGCATGACACACCTGGCCGGAGGAGGTGGGCAACGGGAACGCGGAAAGTACTCGCTGGGAGGCGGCATATCGACCAGCTTCCGGCCGCTGGCCAGCGGAGCCGGAGGGCAGCGGGACTCCACCA GCTCGCGATCGGGAAATGCCACGCCCGGCGGACACTTCAATAGCTCAAGGCCCGGCAGCGCCATGTCCACATCGACAAACATGTCCACATCCGGGATGGTGCCCAGGCGACCTGCAACAGCACCCCGGAAACCGAGGCCCGCCAGTATCGCCGGAACGGGCATGTCCCTCGAGG AGATTAACAAACTCAAGAGGGATCAAAAGCCGCCCGTGAAGACGACAGCCGCCTCGCCATCCGCACAAACGACACCCAAACGAACTGCAAACCTGATGTCCACCTCCCTGATCGTGACCTCCAGCTCATCGCGGCTGAGCAGCGCCGAGAAGAAGACGCCATCGAAGCGG GAACCCCCGGTACCCAAGGCAGCATCAGCTTCAAAGGCTCTGCCAAGCCGCACGGCCAGTTCCGAGCGCATCAGTAGGCTTACCAAGGAACCGAAAACCAAGGATACCTCTGCAATGACTAGGTCAATGATTGTCACCAGCAGCAGTACCTCCACCATCACAAAAGCGGCTCCTGCCCCGGCTGCACCCGCTTCCGCTCCCGTTCCCGAGCAGAATGGTGTGGCCAAGGAGGTTGAGAAGACTCCGGCAGATGAGCCAGTTCCTGAGGCGGAAGTTCCTACCGAGGCTCCTGTTGCTGTTCCATCAGTGAGCAAGGCTGAGAAGGAAGCATTGAACACGGAGAAAACGGAGGAAGTGGCGCGtcaggaggaggagcaaaCGTTAGTGGAGGAATCTGTCCCTGAGGCTTTGGTTACCTCAGTTAATGTAGAAGAAAAATCTGATGAGGGCACTGAGAAGGAGGTGCCTAAGCCGCAGGAGCAGGCTGTGCCCAAGAAACCGTCGCGCAGCAAGGAGAACTCCGAGGTGCGGGAACTGACCCCACCAGAGGGTGCTGATCTAATGACTGCTTCGATGATGGCCAAGAAGATCACGACCGAGGAGGAGGCCAAGGCCGCTTTGGCCGAGAGACGACGCCTGGCCCGCGAGGAGGCCGAACGACAGGCGGAATTAGAGCGCCAACGACTGGAGGCTGAACGCCTCGCAGAGATCAAAGCCCAAGAGGAGGAGGCGGAACGCCAACGCCTGTTTGAGGAGGAGTCCACTCGCCTGGCCGAGGAACAGCGTCGCGGGGAGGAGGAGCGCCTGCGCAAGGCCATCGAG GAAGCCCAACAGCGTGAGGAAGAGGAGAAACGACGGCGCGAGGATGAGGAGAAACAGCGCGTGGAGCGAGAGGAGGCCGAGAAGAAGGCCAAGGAGGAGGCAGAGAAGCAGCGCGTCGAGGTGGCCGAGCGCCTAAAGCGGGAGGAGAAGGAGCGCGAGGAACGCCGCAAGCGCGTGGAGGCCATCATGCTGCGTACCCGCAAGGGAGGCGCTGCCACCACACCCTCGAAG GACGCTAACGACAAAGCAGCTCCTGCCGCACCGGCTCCAGAGAAtaatagcagcagcaacagtagcGTCACCgggagcagcaacaactcgGCTGAGGGCTCGCCCAGCACAGCGGATTCCACACCAGCGCCAACGGCATCGGAAACTGTCCAGGAGCCTCCGAACAGCCAGGCGATGTATGAGCAATCGGTGCTAGACAAGGAGAACTCGCTCATCAACAGCTTCTCCACAATGATCATCGATGAGAATGCCAAGAACCTGCAGCAGGTGAGCAACGGCAAGTTGCTGGTGGACTTCGAGGGCACCAACGCTGTGCCGGCGGTTGCCAATGGCAATGGACACATCGAGAATGTCAACAACAAGAA TGACATCAATCTGCTGCAGGACGTAGTCGCTCCGGTCGCCACCCAGCTGATAGACCTCAGCATCGAGTCACAAGATCTACACCtgaacaataacaacagcttGCTGACGAGCACAGCGGCAACCACCACGCTAGTCACTGCTGATAGTCACGAGAATAAAG ATATATCGCTGCTGTGA
- the LOC120447455 gene encoding ensconsin isoform X10 yields MASLGGQHGNISTNPEVENTAKRPESREGSAERKASKDREEKLKYARDRQNEERHRKIEELRAQAEAAQRYREQKEEERRRRIEEIRTRDTEKRHQVEERKKAIFEAEKERREYILKKNQERESRIEYRKRDKNSNGFAFGSSTPRLLDVPADYGLVSPSTFWGQRRSTSISNVAGASLTRRSSERELADSGAKKRASSSTDRQDDHRRKSSSMYEVFNWGYSNDEPPKRFSLSIAGSEINIDGPANPNPPPTSKQTANAHRPTNLTTTTATTSTTTAGHNNFNNHNSYRKEDSVDSSPMVFRSVYRRKTDLMPTIPSPRDGHYGSRGSLSSTPARTPGSRSGNATPGGHFNSSRPGSAMSTSTNMSTSGMVPRRPATAPRKPRPASIAGTGMSLEEINKLKRDQKPPVKTTAASPSAQTTPKRTANLMSTSLIVTSSSSRLSSAEKKTPSKREPPVPKAASASKALPSRTASSERISRLTKEPKTKDTSAMTRSMIVTSSSTSTITKAAPAPAAPASAPVPEQNGVAKEVEKTPADEPVPEAEVPTEAPVAVPSVSKAEKEALNTEKTEEVARQEEEQTLVEESVPEALVTSVNVEEKSDEGTEKEVPKPQEQAVPKKPSRSKENSEVRELTPPEGADLMTASMMAKKITTEEEAKAALAERRRLAREEAERQAELERQRLEAERLAEIKAQEEEAERQRLFEEESTRLAEEQRRGEEERLRKAIEEAQQREEEEKRRREDEEKQRVEREEAEKKAKEEAEKQRVEVAERLKREEKEREERRKRVEAIMLRTRKGGAATTPSKDANDKAAPAAPAPENNSSSNSSVTGSSNNSAEGSPSTADSTPAPTASETVQEPPNSQAMYEQSVLDKENSLINSFSTMIIDENAKNLQQVSNGKLLVDFEGTNAVPAVANGNGHIENVNNKNDINLLQDVVAPVATQLIDLSIESQDLHLNNNNSLLTSTAATTTLVTADSHENKDISLL; encoded by the exons ATGGCGAGTCTTGGGGGCCAACACGGAAATATTTCGACTAATCCAGAAG TGGAAAACACAGCCAAGCGACCGGAAAGTCGCGAGGGCAGCGCCGAGCGAAAAG CGTCCAAAGACCGTGAGGAGAAACTAAAATATGCCCGCGATCGCCAAAATGAGGAGCGCCACCGGAAGATCGAGGAGCTGCGCGCCCAGGCGGAGGCCGCCCAGCGGTACCGTGAACAAAAAGAGGAGGAGCGCCGTCGACGCATCGAGGAGATACGTACCCGGGACACAGAGAAGCGCCACCAGGTGGAGGAGCGCAAGAAGGCCATCTTTGAGGCCGAGAAGGAGCGTCGCGAGTACATCCTCAAAAAGAATCAG GAACGCGAATCCCGGATAGAATACAGAAAGCGGGACAAAAACTCCAACGGCTTCGCTTTCGGCTCCTCGACTCCCCGCCTGCTGGATGTGCCCGCGGATTATGGTCTGGTATCGCCCAGTACCTTTTGGGGTCAGCGGAG GTCCACATCTATATCGAACGTAGCGGGCGCCTCGCTCACACGTCGAAGTTCAGAGCGTGAACTTGCCGACAGTGGTGCTAAGAAGCGTGCCTCCTCATCGACGGACCGACAAGATG ATCACCGACGCAAGTCTTCCTCCATGTACGAGGTGTTCAATTGGGGCTATTCCAATGACGAGCCGCCCAAGCGATTCTCGCTCTCCATCGCCGGCAGCGAGATAAATATCGATGGGCCGGCCAATCCCAATCCGCCGCCCACTTCCAAACAAACAGCCAACGCGCACAGACCTACAAATCtcacaacaaccacagcaacaacaagcaccACAACTGCAGGCCACAACAACTTTAACAACCATAACTCGTATCGTAAGG AAGATAGCGTTGACTCATCACCCATGGTGTTCCGAAGCGTTTACCGCAGGAAAACGGACCTCATGCCGACAATACCCAGCCCCCGAGACGGGCATTATGGTTCGCGAGGCTCCCTGAGCTCCACGCCGGCCAGAACCCCAG GCTCGCGATCGGGAAATGCCACGCCCGGCGGACACTTCAATAGCTCAAGGCCCGGCAGCGCCATGTCCACATCGACAAACATGTCCACATCCGGGATGGTGCCCAGGCGACCTGCAACAGCACCCCGGAAACCGAGGCCCGCCAGTATCGCCGGAACGGGCATGTCCCTCGAGG AGATTAACAAACTCAAGAGGGATCAAAAGCCGCCCGTGAAGACGACAGCCGCCTCGCCATCCGCACAAACGACACCCAAACGAACTGCAAACCTGATGTCCACCTCCCTGATCGTGACCTCCAGCTCATCGCGGCTGAGCAGCGCCGAGAAGAAGACGCCATCGAAGCGG GAACCCCCGGTACCCAAGGCAGCATCAGCTTCAAAGGCTCTGCCAAGCCGCACGGCCAGTTCCGAGCGCATCAGTAGGCTTACCAAGGAACCGAAAACCAAGGATACCTCTGCAATGACTAGGTCAATGATTGTCACCAGCAGCAGTACCTCCACCATCACAAAAGCGGCTCCTGCCCCGGCTGCACCCGCTTCCGCTCCCGTTCCCGAGCAGAATGGTGTGGCCAAGGAGGTTGAGAAGACTCCGGCAGATGAGCCAGTTCCTGAGGCGGAAGTTCCTACCGAGGCTCCTGTTGCTGTTCCATCAGTGAGCAAGGCTGAGAAGGAAGCATTGAACACGGAGAAAACGGAGGAAGTGGCGCGtcaggaggaggagcaaaCGTTAGTGGAGGAATCTGTCCCTGAGGCTTTGGTTACCTCAGTTAATGTAGAAGAAAAATCTGATGAGGGCACTGAGAAGGAGGTGCCTAAGCCGCAGGAGCAGGCTGTGCCCAAGAAACCGTCGCGCAGCAAGGAGAACTCCGAGGTGCGGGAACTGACCCCACCAGAGGGTGCTGATCTAATGACTGCTTCGATGATGGCCAAGAAGATCACGACCGAGGAGGAGGCCAAGGCCGCTTTGGCCGAGAGACGACGCCTGGCCCGCGAGGAGGCCGAACGACAGGCGGAATTAGAGCGCCAACGACTGGAGGCTGAACGCCTCGCAGAGATCAAAGCCCAAGAGGAGGAGGCGGAACGCCAACGCCTGTTTGAGGAGGAGTCCACTCGCCTGGCCGAGGAACAGCGTCGCGGGGAGGAGGAGCGCCTGCGCAAGGCCATCGAG GAAGCCCAACAGCGTGAGGAAGAGGAGAAACGACGGCGCGAGGATGAGGAGAAACAGCGCGTGGAGCGAGAGGAGGCCGAGAAGAAGGCCAAGGAGGAGGCAGAGAAGCAGCGCGTCGAGGTGGCCGAGCGCCTAAAGCGGGAGGAGAAGGAGCGCGAGGAACGCCGCAAGCGCGTGGAGGCCATCATGCTGCGTACCCGCAAGGGAGGCGCTGCCACCACACCCTCGAAG GACGCTAACGACAAAGCAGCTCCTGCCGCACCGGCTCCAGAGAAtaatagcagcagcaacagtagcGTCACCgggagcagcaacaactcgGCTGAGGGCTCGCCCAGCACAGCGGATTCCACACCAGCGCCAACGGCATCGGAAACTGTCCAGGAGCCTCCGAACAGCCAGGCGATGTATGAGCAATCGGTGCTAGACAAGGAGAACTCGCTCATCAACAGCTTCTCCACAATGATCATCGATGAGAATGCCAAGAACCTGCAGCAGGTGAGCAACGGCAAGTTGCTGGTGGACTTCGAGGGCACCAACGCTGTGCCGGCGGTTGCCAATGGCAATGGACACATCGAGAATGTCAACAACAAGAA TGACATCAATCTGCTGCAGGACGTAGTCGCTCCGGTCGCCACCCAGCTGATAGACCTCAGCATCGAGTCACAAGATCTACACCtgaacaataacaacagcttGCTGACGAGCACAGCGGCAACCACCACGCTAGTCACTGCTGATAGTCACGAGAATAAAG ATATATCGCTGCTGTGA